In Equus przewalskii isolate Varuska chromosome 15, EquPr2, whole genome shotgun sequence, a single genomic region encodes these proteins:
- the POMGNT2 gene encoding protein O-linked-mannose beta-1,4-N-acetylglucosaminyltransferase 2, which produces MHLSAVFNALLVSVLAAVLWKHVRLHEHAATLEEELALSRQAPEPAPALRIDYPKALQILMEGGTHMVCTGRTHTDRICRFKWLCYSNEAEEFIFFHGNTSVMLPNLGSRRFQPALLDLSTVEDHNTQYFNFVELPAAALRFMPKPVFVPDVALIANRFNPDNLMHVFHDDLLPLFYTLRQFPGLAQEARLFFMEGWGEGAHFDLYKLLSPKQPLLRAQLKTLGRLLCFSHAFVGLSKITTWYQYGFVQPQGPKANILVSGNEIRQFARFMTEKLNVSHTGAPLGEEYILVFSRTQNRLILNEAELLLALAQEFQMKTVTVSLEDYAFADVVRLVSNASMLVSMHGAQLVTALFLPRGATVVELFPYAVNPDHYTPYKTLAMLPGMDLQYVAWRNMMPENTVTHPERPWDQGGITHLDQAEQARILQSREVPRHLCCRNPEWLFRIYQDTKVDIPSLIQSIRRVVKGRPGPRKQKWTVGLYPGKVREARCQAAVQGASEARLTVSWQIPWNLKYLKVREVKYEVWLQEQGENTYVPYMLALQNHTFTENIKPFTTYLVWVRCIFNKTLLGPFADVLVCNT; this is translated from the coding sequence ATGCACCTGTCAGCAGTGTTCAACGCCCTCCTGGTGTCGGTGCTGGCGGCGGTCCTGTGGAAGCACGTGAGGCTGCACGAGCATGCAGCCActctggaggaggagctggccctCAGTCGACAGgccccagagccagccccagCGCTGAGGATCGACTATCCAAAGGCTCTGCAGATCCTGATGGAGGGCGGCACACACATGGTATGCACGGGCCGCACACACACCGACCGCATCTGCCGCTTTAAATGGCTCTGCTACTCCAACGAGGCCGAGGAGTTCATCTTCTTCCACGGCAACACCTCTGTCATGCTGCCCAACCTGGGCTCCCGGcgcttccagccagccctgctcgACCTGTCCACCGTGGAGGACCACAACACGCAGTACTTCAACTTCGTGGAGCTGCCGGCCGCCGCCCTGCGCTTCATGCCCAAGCCAGTGTTCGTGCCCGACGTGGCCCTCATCGCCAACCGCTTCAACCCCGACAACCTCATGCACGTCTTCCATGACGACCTGCTGCCTCTCTTCTATACCCTGCGGCAGTTCCCTGGCCTGGCACAAGAGGCCAGGCTCTTCTTCAtggagggctggggtgagggtgcGCACTTTGACCTCTACAAGCTTCTCAGCCCCAAGCAGCCACTCCTCCGGGCACAGCTAAAGACCCTGGGCCGGTTGCTGTGCTTCTCCCATGCTTTTGTGGGCCTCTCCAAGATCACCACCTGGTACCAGTATGGCTTTGTCCAGCCCCAGGGCCCGAAGGCCAATATCCTTGTCTCAGGCAACGAGATCCGGCAGTTTGCACGGTTCATGACAGAAAAGCTGAATGTGAGCCACACAGGGGCCCCCCTAGGCGAGGAATACATTCTCGTCTTCAGCCGCACCCAGAACAGACTCATCCTGAAtgaggcagagctgctgctggcactgGCCCAGGAGTTCCAGATGAAGACAGTGACAGTGTCCCTGGAGGACTATGCCTTTGCAGATGTCGTGCGGCTGGTCAGCAATGCCTCCATGCTGGTCAGCATGCACGGGGCCCAGCTGGTCACTGCCCTCTTCTTGCCCCGTGGGGCAACTGTAGTTGAGCTTTTTCCATATGCCGTCAATCCTGACCACTACACCCCCTATAAGACACTGGCCATGCTGCCCGGCATGGACCTCCAGTATGTAGCCTGGCGGAACATGATGCCAGAGAATACAGTCACACACCCTGAGCGGCCCTGGGACCAGGGGGGCATCACCCACCTAGACCAGGCAGAGCAGGCCCGTATCCTACAAAGCCGTGAGGTCCCGCGGCATCTCTGTTGCCGGAACCCTGAATGGCTCTTCCGAATCTACCAGGACACCAAGGTAGACATCCCGTCCCTCATCCAAAGCATACGGCGTGTGGTGAAGGGCCGGCCAGGGCCGCGCAAGCAGAAGTGGACAGTCGGCCTCTACCCAGGGAAGGTGCGGGAGGCGCGGTGCCAGGCGGCGGTGCAGGGCGCCTCCGAGGCCCGCCTCACCGTCTCCTGGCAGATCCCGTGGAACCTCAAGTACCTGAAGGTGAGGGAGGTGAAGTACGAGGTGTGGCTGCAGGAGCAGGGGGAGAACACCTACGTGCCTTACATGCTGGCCCTGCAGAACCACACCTTCACTGAGAACATCAAGCCCTTCACCACCTACCTGGTGTGGGTGCGCTGCATCTTCAACAAGACACTCCTGGGACCCTTTGCAGATGTGCTGGTGTGTAACACGTAG